The proteins below come from a single Tribolium castaneum strain GA2 chromosome 9, icTriCast1.1, whole genome shotgun sequence genomic window:
- the LOC107397746 gene encoding uncharacterized protein LOC107397746 isoform X1: MEVAKNGKTVKIDSPPKRRRLRVGDPDFAPPDGGWGWLIVFACGFSNLSTFPMFQQFGLVFRQKFADLGITNPQTTTVINLNSAFNSCVGLLNGPIYRKFTYRQVAMFGSLLVASSLFISTLCQSFWTYLIFYAMCYGTGIGVTQAANALALNTYFKNRRRIATGLSWSTTALGPIVWPYIITALLEIYGMEGTLLVFSSFALHAFLCSLLLQPVEWHTKFREVENGIPEAKPFLEPEGGKLTKSSKSRSLLSSQYLYNEDDPHATGYEIIDPGTPMMVKANDGWYSQNRSLAGSRLSLASNKTNKTISRLPSGQNSVAMSKRPSYNNLSKAGSKRNSSLNLNQEGKERKRKISQSKAAIQEEEEHHENNTLLAPEYHEKDVLKTAAKKLEEYKQEHDKDEEEEEVQPHEKISFFRKVAIFFDFDLFKDPIYVNLMLGITIANFVEINFSIITPMVLEEFNFGKYQIATFMSLLGATDILVRFFVPFIAEMIGWENKTFFLVGVLSMAFGRIILVHTQTYIFGLVVAVIIGAGKGLRTIFMALVIPTHVPLERLPAASGLQLATSGLLFLIMGPVVGWIRDTVKNYVITLHILNLLTYTTAIAWTIESYISRRKKGKSHANGTKT; the protein is encoded by the exons ATGGAAGTTGCAAAAAACGGAAAAACGGTCAAAATAGACTCGCCACCGAAACGGCGACGTCTTCGAGTCGGGGACCCTGACTTCGCACCGCCAGATGGGGGTTGGGGGTGGCTCATTGTTTTTGCTTGCGGATTCAGTAAT TTGAGCACGTTTCCAATGTTTCAACAATTTGGCCTCgtttttcggcaaaaattcGCCGATTTGGGGATCACAAACCCGCAAACTACGAccgttattaatttaaattcagcgTTTAATTCGTGTGTGG GTTTGTTGAATGGTCCAATTTATCGGAAATTTACGTACAGGCAGGTCGCAATGTTCGGCTCACTTTTAGTAGCCTCGTCGCTTTTTATCTCAACGTTGTGTCAGTCGTTTTggacttatttaattttttatgctatgTGTTACGGGACCGGGATTGGAGTCACACAGGCCGCTAATGCTTTAGCTTTGAatacttatttcaaaaatcgGAGAAGGATTGCAACAGGTCTATCGTGGAGTACTACAGCTCTGGGGCCCATTGTCTGGCCATACATTATAACAGCTCTTTTGGAAATTTACGGAATGGAAGGGACACTGCTggttttttcatcttttgcCCTACATGCTTTTTTGTGTTCGTTGCTTCTACAACCAGTCGAATGGCATACGAAATTCCGAGAGGTCGAAAATGGTATTCCGGAAGCTAAACCTTTCCTGGAGCCAGAAGGAGGCAAATTGAccaagtcttcaaaatcgcgAAGTCTTCTCTCCAGTCAATATCTCTACAATGAAGATGATCCACATGCCACTGGTTACGAAATTATAGACCCTGGTACACCCATGATGGTCAAAGCTAACGATGGGTGGTATTCCCAAAACCGGTCACTGGCCGGTTCTAGGCTTTCTCTAGCCtcgaataaaacaaataaaactatttcgAGGTTACCATCGGGTCAAAATTCAGTCGCGATGTCAAAACGACCATCTTACAATAACTTATCAAAAGCCGGGTCTAAACGAAACTCTTCGTTAAACTTAAACCAAGAAGGTAAAGAACGAAAACGCAAAATTTCACAGTCGAAAGCTGCAAtacaagaagaagaagaacaTCACGAAAACAACACACTTCTCGCACCTGAATATCACGAGAAAGACGTTCTTAAAACCGCGGCCAAGAAGTTGGAAGAGTACAAGCAGGAACACGACAAAGACGAGGAAGAAGAAGAAGTACAACCGCACGAAAAAATCTCATTCTTTCGAAAAGTCGCCATTTTTTTCGATTTCGATCTCTTCAAAGACCCCATCTATGTTAATCTTATGTTAGGCATCACCATTGCCAACTTTGTCGAAATAAATTTCTCCATAATCACACCAATGGTCCTCGAAGAGTTCAATTTTGGCAAATACCAAATTGctacttttatgtcactgtTAGGAGCCACCGACATTCTTGTCCGGTTTTTCGTACCATTTATAGCCGAAATGATCGGAtgggaaaataaaacttttttcctTGTTGGAGTACTAAGTATGGCGTTTGGTCGAATAA TTCTGGTCCACACTCAAACATACATTTTTGGTTTGGTGGTCGCTGTTATCATAGGCGCCGGCAAAGGCCTTAGAACGATTTTCATGGCCTTGGTAATACCGACACACGTACCTTTAGAACGACTTCCGGCTGCTTCTGGTCTACAATTGGCCACAAGTGGTCTACTTTTTCTAATCATGGGACCCGTAGTAG GATGGATTAGAGACACGGTAAAAAATTACGTCATTACGTTACACATACTGAATTTATTGACGTACACAACGGCTATAGCATGGACCATTGAGAGTTACATCAGTAGACGGAAAAAAGGCAAAAGTCACGCAAATGGGACGAAGACGTGA
- the LOC107397746 gene encoding uncharacterized protein LOC107397746 isoform X2: MFGSLLVASSLFISTLCQSFWTYLIFYAMCYGTGIGVTQAANALALNTYFKNRRRIATGLSWSTTALGPIVWPYIITALLEIYGMEGTLLVFSSFALHAFLCSLLLQPVEWHTKFREVENGIPEAKPFLEPEGGKLTKSSKSRSLLSSQYLYNEDDPHATGYEIIDPGTPMMVKANDGWYSQNRSLAGSRLSLASNKTNKTISRLPSGQNSVAMSKRPSYNNLSKAGSKRNSSLNLNQEGKERKRKISQSKAAIQEEEEHHENNTLLAPEYHEKDVLKTAAKKLEEYKQEHDKDEEEEEVQPHEKISFFRKVAIFFDFDLFKDPIYVNLMLGITIANFVEINFSIITPMVLEEFNFGKYQIATFMSLLGATDILVRFFVPFIAEMIGWENKTFFLVGVLSMAFGRIILVHTQTYIFGLVVAVIIGAGKGLRTIFMALVIPTHVPLERLPAASGLQLATSGLLFLIMGPVVGWIRDTVKNYVITLHILNLLTYTTAIAWTIESYISRRKKGKSHANGTKT; encoded by the exons ATGTTCGGCTCACTTTTAGTAGCCTCGTCGCTTTTTATCTCAACGTTGTGTCAGTCGTTTTggacttatttaattttttatgctatgTGTTACGGGACCGGGATTGGAGTCACACAGGCCGCTAATGCTTTAGCTTTGAatacttatttcaaaaatcgGAGAAGGATTGCAACAGGTCTATCGTGGAGTACTACAGCTCTGGGGCCCATTGTCTGGCCATACATTATAACAGCTCTTTTGGAAATTTACGGAATGGAAGGGACACTGCTggttttttcatcttttgcCCTACATGCTTTTTTGTGTTCGTTGCTTCTACAACCAGTCGAATGGCATACGAAATTCCGAGAGGTCGAAAATGGTATTCCGGAAGCTAAACCTTTCCTGGAGCCAGAAGGAGGCAAATTGAccaagtcttcaaaatcgcgAAGTCTTCTCTCCAGTCAATATCTCTACAATGAAGATGATCCACATGCCACTGGTTACGAAATTATAGACCCTGGTACACCCATGATGGTCAAAGCTAACGATGGGTGGTATTCCCAAAACCGGTCACTGGCCGGTTCTAGGCTTTCTCTAGCCtcgaataaaacaaataaaactatttcgAGGTTACCATCGGGTCAAAATTCAGTCGCGATGTCAAAACGACCATCTTACAATAACTTATCAAAAGCCGGGTCTAAACGAAACTCTTCGTTAAACTTAAACCAAGAAGGTAAAGAACGAAAACGCAAAATTTCACAGTCGAAAGCTGCAAtacaagaagaagaagaacaTCACGAAAACAACACACTTCTCGCACCTGAATATCACGAGAAAGACGTTCTTAAAACCGCGGCCAAGAAGTTGGAAGAGTACAAGCAGGAACACGACAAAGACGAGGAAGAAGAAGAAGTACAACCGCACGAAAAAATCTCATTCTTTCGAAAAGTCGCCATTTTTTTCGATTTCGATCTCTTCAAAGACCCCATCTATGTTAATCTTATGTTAGGCATCACCATTGCCAACTTTGTCGAAATAAATTTCTCCATAATCACACCAATGGTCCTCGAAGAGTTCAATTTTGGCAAATACCAAATTGctacttttatgtcactgtTAGGAGCCACCGACATTCTTGTCCGGTTTTTCGTACCATTTATAGCCGAAATGATCGGAtgggaaaataaaacttttttcctTGTTGGAGTACTAAGTATGGCGTTTGGTCGAATAA TTCTGGTCCACACTCAAACATACATTTTTGGTTTGGTGGTCGCTGTTATCATAGGCGCCGGCAAAGGCCTTAGAACGATTTTCATGGCCTTGGTAATACCGACACACGTACCTTTAGAACGACTTCCGGCTGCTTCTGGTCTACAATTGGCCACAAGTGGTCTACTTTTTCTAATCATGGGACCCGTAGTAG GATGGATTAGAGACACGGTAAAAAATTACGTCATTACGTTACACATACTGAATTTATTGACGTACACAACGGCTATAGCATGGACCATTGAGAGTTACATCAGTAGACGGAAAAAAGGCAAAAGTCACGCAAATGGGACGAAGACGTGA